One Chryseobacterium indoltheticum DNA segment encodes these proteins:
- a CDS encoding SusC/RagA family TonB-linked outer membrane protein, protein MKKTAISIALLVAMGLPVQNYAQTQTKMAVTNNQRQVSLVKILKKLEKSTKTKFFYSASDFKNIWVDESKINYSSLQQSLNYLKKSVPLDYQIQNNTVSLRKLASTRSSFAENNLEPKKDTLSNQEKQIEEVVVVGYGTQKKSIITGSVSVVKGSTAEGQPVISAGNLLQGLAPGVTVTTQTGAPGGDAGNIRIRGINSFGGSDSNPLVIIDGVAGNINDVDVNMIESISVLKDAASAAIYGSRAAGGVILVTTKRAKGNKLTAQYRMYTGWQRATAIPKVTDGLTYMKVFNDASMNDNGTKIYSDEAINDFRNEYNKNPSNYDWQKAILQGSGFLQDHYLSLSAKSGIISVSPSFGYSKQEGIIKNTDFTRFVFRNNMDITPNDQWNIRLDMSFLNKDRTQIADEGTVWNYLGRMPTNIPIYYGENYSDGWVKINPVGYIENGGNRKQNNLEFIGNMNISYKPTDWLTLKGMIAPRYLTTNIHLFRKSVPTYYEDGTEAGSANTFTELTESARRQFYGTYQFQADAKKDFGKHGFELLAGASRETYNEKILSGYRRDFLYDNYEVIDAGADNETKDNAGSEYEWLLVSAFGRFNYNFDQKYLFEANVRYDGTSRFIGKNRWAVFPSFSAGWVVSRENFFEGLRGTISQLKFRGSWGKLGNQNISSSYYPFSEPLSLGSTSMNGVVYQTIQQLIMSNPDLKWEETTMSGLGVDLSLWRKLDLTFDIYNKKTDGILLRLNTSQLTGLEAPVQNAATVSNKGWEIGAQYNERWGDFKMNIGFNLSDVKNEIVDMKGQSSGTLLRQQVGSSVNSIYGFIADGLYQSQAEINAGPTQFGTLKPGDIRYKDIAGAFDANGNPIGDGKITDADRTIIGSTVPRYTYGFNMGLSYKGFKLSALIQGVGKVDGYLDSHYVIPAVNSSAVKPWQLDYWTPENTDAEFPRVSLTSTNNTQNSTKWMRSAAYMRLKNVQIGYELPKSFTENTFLQSIYLYLNGQNLLTVTDFYEGYDPEINYNLGSSDGVALGGGNYYPQVKTVSFGIDVKF, encoded by the coding sequence ATGAAAAAAACTGCAATTTCTATTGCTTTACTCGTCGCTATGGGACTTCCCGTGCAAAATTATGCACAAACCCAGACTAAAATGGCTGTCACCAATAACCAGCGGCAGGTTTCATTAGTCAAAATACTTAAAAAATTAGAGAAATCTACCAAGACCAAATTCTTTTATTCTGCCTCAGATTTTAAAAACATTTGGGTAGATGAAAGCAAAATCAATTATTCATCATTACAGCAAAGTCTAAACTATCTGAAAAAAAGTGTTCCGTTAGATTATCAAATCCAGAATAATACGGTAAGCCTTAGAAAATTAGCTTCCACTAGGTCTTCTTTTGCAGAAAATAATTTAGAACCCAAAAAAGATACTTTAAGCAATCAGGAAAAACAGATAGAAGAAGTTGTAGTTGTCGGTTACGGTACACAGAAAAAATCTATTATCACAGGGTCCGTTTCCGTTGTGAAGGGCTCAACAGCAGAAGGACAACCAGTAATTTCGGCCGGTAATCTTTTACAGGGTCTTGCACCGGGTGTTACGGTCACTACCCAAACAGGTGCGCCAGGAGGTGATGCCGGAAATATAAGAATAAGGGGGATCAACAGTTTTGGAGGTTCAGACAGCAATCCTCTGGTGATTATTGATGGTGTTGCAGGAAATATCAATGATGTCGATGTAAACATGATCGAGTCTATTTCTGTTCTAAAAGATGCTGCTTCTGCTGCCATATATGGTTCCAGAGCAGCGGGTGGAGTTATTCTTGTTACTACAAAACGTGCGAAGGGAAATAAGCTGACTGCTCAATACAGAATGTATACAGGGTGGCAAAGAGCTACAGCAATACCAAAAGTTACGGATGGCCTTACCTACATGAAAGTATTCAATGATGCAAGCATGAATGACAATGGTACAAAGATATACAGTGACGAAGCCATCAATGATTTCAGAAACGAATACAACAAAAATCCAAGCAATTACGACTGGCAAAAAGCGATTCTTCAGGGAAGCGGATTCTTGCAGGATCATTATCTTTCTTTATCCGCGAAATCAGGAATTATAAGTGTATCGCCGTCATTTGGATATTCGAAACAGGAAGGTATTATTAAAAACACTGACTTTACGAGATTTGTTTTCCGTAATAACATGGATATTACCCCGAATGACCAATGGAATATCAGACTCGATATGTCATTCTTAAATAAAGATAGAACACAGATTGCCGATGAAGGAACGGTCTGGAATTATCTTGGAAGAATGCCCACCAACATCCCCATTTATTATGGTGAAAATTATTCTGACGGATGGGTAAAAATCAATCCGGTCGGTTATATCGAAAATGGTGGAAACCGTAAACAGAATAATCTGGAATTTATAGGAAACATGAACATTTCTTACAAACCTACCGATTGGTTAACATTAAAAGGTATGATAGCTCCACGTTATCTTACGACCAATATTCATCTTTTCAGAAAAAGTGTTCCAACTTATTATGAAGACGGAACAGAAGCAGGTTCTGCCAACACTTTTACTGAACTTACAGAATCTGCAAGACGTCAGTTTTACGGAACCTATCAGTTTCAGGCAGACGCAAAAAAAGACTTTGGTAAACACGGTTTTGAGCTTCTTGCCGGAGCTTCAAGAGAAACATATAACGAAAAAATATTATCCGGTTACAGAAGAGATTTTCTTTATGACAACTACGAAGTGATTGATGCAGGTGCAGATAACGAAACCAAAGATAATGCAGGATCAGAATATGAGTGGTTATTGGTTTCTGCTTTTGGAAGATTTAATTATAATTTCGATCAGAAATATTTATTTGAAGCAAATGTAAGATATGACGGTACATCGAGGTTTATCGGCAAAAACCGTTGGGCAGTTTTTCCGTCATTTTCTGCGGGTTGGGTGGTTTCGAGAGAAAACTTTTTCGAAGGTTTAAGAGGAACGATCAGCCAGTTAAAATTCAGAGGATCTTGGGGAAAACTGGGAAATCAGAATATCAGTTCTTCGTATTATCCTTTTTCAGAACCTTTATCATTGGGAAGCACTTCAATGAACGGAGTTGTATATCAAACGATCCAGCAATTAATCATGTCTAACCCTGATCTGAAGTGGGAAGAAACTACAATGTCAGGTCTGGGTGTCGATTTATCTTTATGGAGAAAGTTAGACCTTACTTTTGATATTTACAATAAAAAAACTGATGGAATTCTTTTAAGATTAAATACTTCTCAGCTTACAGGTTTGGAAGCACCCGTACAAAATGCTGCAACAGTAAGCAACAAAGGTTGGGAAATCGGTGCGCAGTACAATGAAAGATGGGGAGACTTTAAAATGAATATTGGTTTTAATCTTTCTGACGTTAAAAATGAAATCGTTGACATGAAAGGTCAGTCTTCCGGAACGCTTCTTCGTCAACAGGTTGGATCTTCAGTAAATTCTATTTATGGATTTATTGCTGATGGATTATATCAAAGTCAGGCAGAAATTAATGCCGGTCCTACACAATTTGGAACTTTAAAACCCGGAGATATCAGATATAAGGATATTGCCGGAGCTTTTGATGCAAACGGAAATCCAATCGGGGACGGAAAAATTACAGATGCTGACAGAACCATTATCGGAAGTACTGTACCAAGATATACTTATGGGTTTAATATGGGTTTATCTTATAAAGGTTTTAAATTATCCGCATTGATACAGGGTGTTGGTAAAGTTGACGGTTATTTAGATTCACATTATGTCATTCCTGCGGTTAACTCAAGTGCTGTGAAACCTTGGCAATTGGATTATTGGACACCTGAAAATACCGATGCTGAATTTCCACGTGTTTCCCTTACATCAACAAACAACACACAAAACTCGACCAAGTGGATGAGAAGTGCAGCGTATATGCGTCTTAAAAATGTACAGATCGGATATGAATTACCTAAATCTTTTACTGAGAACACATTTCTGCAAAGCATCTATCTCTATCTAAATGGACAAAATCTCTTGACTGTCACTGATTTTTATGAAGGATATGATCCTGAAATTAATTATAATCTTGGGAGTTCTGACGGCGTCGCTTTGGGAGGTGGAAATTATTATCCACAGGTAAAAACCGTTTCGTTTGGTATTGATGTTAAATTTTAA
- a CDS encoding FecR family protein, whose protein sequence is MKDSQKYFEKIWTKVSEEKQEMDSATDSRIWSVINGRIKQNNKRKYYWLVAAILVPLFGILFFYKDFESKQPKISLSAIVLQTEESSKTFRLSDNSIITLEPYSKLSINKDFGKKYRNVKFLGKGFFSIAKNKSKPFIVDAGGFSVEVLGTKFSVDQKSDEKKVNLFEGKVKVNHNGKLTYLLPNENWSTSPAKKDYHYYAVTAVKTFTFENTTFEDAINEIENTYGAKITYPNNIAKNQVSGSFSGNLKEILSIINYPFNLKTTIKNENEIILH, encoded by the coding sequence ATGAAAGATTCTCAAAAATATTTTGAAAAAATTTGGACAAAGGTTTCCGAAGAAAAACAGGAAATGGATTCTGCAACCGATTCCAGAATCTGGAGCGTAATAAACGGGAGAATTAAGCAAAATAATAAGCGAAAATATTATTGGCTGGTTGCGGCTATTTTGGTGCCTTTATTCGGAATTTTGTTTTTTTACAAAGATTTTGAGTCAAAACAACCAAAAATTAGTTTATCAGCAATAGTATTGCAAACCGAGGAATCTTCTAAAACTTTCAGATTGTCTGACAATAGCATTATCACCTTGGAGCCTTACAGTAAATTATCAATCAATAAAGATTTTGGAAAAAAATACAGAAACGTGAAATTTTTAGGAAAAGGCTTTTTCTCGATAGCAAAAAATAAATCTAAACCTTTCATCGTAGATGCAGGCGGTTTCAGTGTTGAAGTTTTGGGAACTAAATTTTCAGTTGATCAGAAATCGGATGAAAAAAAGGTCAACTTATTTGAAGGAAAGGTAAAAGTCAATCACAACGGCAAACTGACTTATCTCCTACCCAATGAAAACTGGAGCACTTCTCCTGCCAAAAAAGATTATCATTATTACGCGGTAACTGCCGTAAAAACTTTCACTTTTGAAAACACAACTTTCGAGGATGCTATAAACGAAATAGAAAATACGTACGGAGCCAAAATAACTTATCCTAACAACATTGCTAAAAACCAGGTATCGGGTTCATTTTCAGGAAATCTGAAAGAAATTCTTTCCATCATCAATTATCCGTTTAATCTAAAAACTACTATTAAAAATGAAAATGAAATAATTCTACATTAA
- a CDS encoding RagB/SusD family nutrient uptake outer membrane protein, protein MKNFLKISLLAIITSCSSADMDLEPLNGPTSETFPASYDEGKMGLFAAYRNLSTIDAASTPIWHVMDNITDIGYARPGTNYTSPITSSITTTNALTIKPWEIHYKTIARCHAVLDKLDEIAGLTAAQKSELDSELRFIRAYAYSQLIELYGDVPLIKSSVTLENANVARTPVAEIQQFIIAELGAVAPQLPISQSQYGNVRASRIAALMLKARVELYSKQYAAAAVTSKQALDAAAGVYSLTPFNASVNYVGKDHTVGEPDPSNIFGHNGFSASKEWIWVAEFNMNVPGYLHNQQYYAASRLGKGVCYWGPTQNLIDSYQMIDGLSIIDSPLYDNANPFKNRDPRLDMYAVRPHSRYLGYQFEPHTSFTKVNNYWSAGAPTQVNNADATNAYRSFSGYLWRKTVDIADFNSTSVSGNSDLNVGIFRLSELMLIYAEAKIESNQLDNSVYDMINQIRLRAKMPALPTGMSQAQLRKALRYERKVELANDGLRWYDIRRWGIANTVMNGYLYLNRNGNNWTKSVITGFDESANPIYNHSQASASFSTQQVVYTPNKDEYWPIPQSEMDANPLLKQNPGY, encoded by the coding sequence ATGAAAAACTTTTTAAAAATATCTCTTTTAGCCATAATCACTTCGTGCTCAAGCGCCGATATGGATTTAGAACCACTTAACGGGCCAACATCCGAAACTTTTCCCGCATCTTATGACGAAGGAAAAATGGGTCTTTTTGCTGCATACAGAAACTTAAGTACAATCGACGCTGCGAGTACGCCGATCTGGCATGTGATGGATAATATTACGGATATCGGATATGCAAGACCTGGAACCAACTACACCTCTCCTATCACGAGTTCTATTACCACGACCAATGCATTAACCATAAAACCATGGGAAATTCATTATAAAACAATTGCAAGATGCCACGCAGTTCTCGATAAATTAGATGAAATTGCAGGACTTACCGCTGCGCAAAAATCTGAGCTTGATTCAGAATTAAGATTTATTCGTGCTTATGCCTATTCTCAATTGATCGAACTTTACGGTGATGTTCCATTAATAAAATCATCAGTTACGCTTGAAAATGCTAATGTTGCAAGAACACCTGTTGCAGAAATTCAGCAGTTTATTATTGCAGAACTTGGAGCAGTTGCACCTCAACTTCCTATTTCACAATCACAATATGGAAATGTGCGCGCATCCCGTATAGCAGCTTTAATGCTAAAAGCAAGAGTAGAGCTTTATTCTAAACAATACGCCGCCGCCGCCGTTACTTCAAAACAGGCTTTAGACGCAGCAGCAGGAGTTTATAGCTTAACACCTTTTAATGCTTCTGTGAATTACGTTGGTAAAGATCATACCGTTGGAGAGCCTGATCCGAGTAATATATTTGGACATAATGGTTTTTCAGCAAGTAAAGAATGGATTTGGGTTGCTGAATTCAATATGAATGTACCCGGTTATCTTCATAATCAGCAATATTATGCAGCGTCTCGTTTGGGCAAAGGCGTTTGCTACTGGGGACCCACCCAAAATCTTATCGATTCTTATCAGATGATCGATGGACTTTCAATCATAGATTCTCCTTTATACGATAATGCAAATCCATTTAAAAACAGAGATCCACGTCTGGATATGTATGCTGTACGACCACATTCTAGGTATCTTGGGTATCAATTTGAGCCCCACACTTCTTTCACAAAAGTAAACAACTATTGGTCGGCAGGAGCACCAACACAAGTGAACAATGCTGATGCAACGAACGCCTATCGTTCTTTCAGCGGCTATCTCTGGAGAAAGACAGTTGATATTGCTGACTTTAATTCTACATCGGTAAGTGGAAATTCAGATTTAAATGTTGGGATTTTCAGATTATCAGAATTAATGTTGATTTACGCAGAAGCAAAAATTGAGTCGAATCAGTTGGATAATTCGGTTTATGATATGATTAATCAGATCAGATTGCGTGCGAAAATGCCGGCTTTACCGACCGGAATGTCACAGGCTCAATTGAGAAAAGCCCTTCGATACGAAAGAAAAGTAGAACTGGCAAATGACGGATTGAGATGGTATGACATCAGACGTTGGGGCATTGCAAACACCGTGATGAACGGATATTTATACCTAAACCGTAACGGAAATAACTGGACAAAATCTGTAATAACAGGTTTTGATGAAAGCGCGAATCCTATTTATAATCATTCACAAGCTTCAGCATCTTTCTCAACACAGCAAGTGGTGTACACGCCAAATAAAGATGAATATTGGCCGATACCACAATCAGAAATGGACGCAAATCCATTATTAAAACAAAACCCTGGTTATTAA
- a CDS encoding IS982 family transposase, producing the protein MILKDQITNIFVQVDDFCKEFDSQIKQMKFQALGDQKKRRNRRSMMSDSEIITIMIGFHLGAHKTFKHYYQEIVCGYWKNLFPKALSYNRFIELQQRSFVVFALFLKEKCLGKCTGISFMDSTTLKVCRNQRIHNHKVFKGLAERGKSSMGWFYGFKLHLVCNEKGELLSFYLTKGNVDDRNPKHIKKMTEQLFGKLFADKGYLSKALWEMLFADGIQLFTKLRKNMKNHIMKMEDKILLRKRAIIETINDELKNHCQVEHTRHRSVNNFMMNILGSLSAYCFFPKKPSLNLKKVNDGQLFLSFL; encoded by the coding sequence ATGATTCTGAAAGACCAAATTACAAATATTTTTGTACAAGTTGACGATTTTTGTAAAGAATTTGATTCCCAAATCAAACAAATGAAGTTTCAGGCGCTGGGAGATCAAAAGAAGAGAAGAAACAGAAGATCTATGATGTCCGATTCTGAAATCATTACCATCATGATCGGTTTTCATCTCGGTGCACACAAAACATTTAAGCATTACTACCAGGAAATAGTGTGTGGCTACTGGAAAAATTTGTTTCCAAAAGCCCTTTCCTACAATAGATTTATAGAACTTCAGCAAAGAAGTTTTGTGGTTTTTGCATTGTTTCTGAAAGAAAAATGTTTGGGTAAATGCACGGGAATAAGCTTTATGGACAGTACCACTTTGAAGGTTTGTAGAAACCAAAGGATACACAATCATAAAGTTTTCAAAGGTTTGGCAGAACGCGGAAAATCTTCAATGGGCTGGTTTTATGGGTTTAAACTGCATTTGGTTTGTAATGAAAAAGGAGAACTTCTATCTTTTTATTTAACGAAAGGAAATGTTGATGACCGAAATCCGAAACATATTAAAAAAATGACAGAGCAGCTTTTTGGAAAACTCTTTGCCGACAAAGGATATCTTTCCAAGGCTCTCTGGGAGATGCTTTTTGCTGATGGAATCCAGCTTTTCACAAAGCTTCGTAAGAATATGAAAAATCATATCATGAAAATGGAAGACAAGATTTTGCTTCGAAAAAGAGCCATCATTGAGACGATAAATGATGAATTAAAGAATCACTGCCAAGTGGAACACACCAGACATCGAAGCGTGAATAATTTTATGATGAATATTTTGGGAAGTCTTTCAGCATATTGCTTTTTCCCAAAAAAACCATCATTAAACTTGAAAAAAGTAAATGATGGTCAATTATTTTTAAGCTTTCTTTAA
- a CDS encoding RNA polymerase sigma factor, whose protein sequence is MEYFKKIYLDYKHQVYFFVKKFISNMEDVEDVVQEIFVHLWKHSSSLKNPHTLEAIIFKTAQQEVSNFYRKNKMLFSFSDESLIKDEADSEKTDNEFKEEQLQKIQNLLEKVPERSKTFFYKNKLEKISYSQIAKENNISKTAVEKQVNKVIRHIKTNLNLF, encoded by the coding sequence ATGGAATATTTTAAAAAAATATATTTAGATTACAAACATCAGGTATACTTTTTTGTCAAAAAGTTTATTTCAAATATGGAAGATGTGGAAGACGTTGTACAGGAGATTTTCGTACATCTCTGGAAACATTCTTCGTCTCTTAAAAATCCTCATACTTTAGAAGCTATTATCTTCAAAACAGCTCAGCAGGAAGTTTCTAATTTTTACAGAAAAAATAAAATGCTCTTCTCTTTTTCAGATGAAAGTTTGATAAAAGACGAAGCCGATTCAGAAAAAACAGATAATGAATTTAAAGAAGAGCAATTGCAAAAAATACAAAATCTTCTTGAAAAAGTTCCAGAACGAAGCAAAACTTTTTTCTATAAAAACAAATTAGAAAAAATAAGCTATTCTCAAATTGCAAAAGAAAATAACATCTCAAAAACAGCTGTAGAAAAGCAAGTCAATAAAGTCATCCGACATATAAAGACCAACCTCAATCTGTTTTAA
- a CDS encoding autotransporter outer membrane beta-barrel domain-containing protein, with protein MSLRNSLYFLCLSIGSHLPAQTASNYLVNQTQSATTSNVIRAGYNTGTTGYLSSTNYNLNFGRTGANTVGNVPKLQAFQFNSMNYVPLTQSGSLPYDRIVINRKVSSSTLAQNSNKFTGFFEYSLINGNSIYFKAEYIDNLESLINSYVINRGVDNIFSNATSGTSNNVERVDLILNAGVVIPSNVSLSKLGALLLDRGGNDNYKIAVITSLDSAGKVSGIGNLVSRSQSNFSSTGYTLTSVVFQNGNGANPTAADNLIKPVENISLQAISGDFITFSEMGVTGGQVIYGIAVYPGDVIQGTNDLINLTDVPANTDGTVNGGLDFMGGGGFFVASDVASGTITGNVYRDIDGNAAINGNGMGSVMALPLYAYLLAPNNTILSKVPVNSNGSFVFPSTILETSNTYNVLIDTRNVSGTYSFSSPILPTGWQIVGEDFGVNNLSGNGVEGGTPNLRIPIKFNTANPVISNIKFGLAAAEDICTKPVNGSSFSWSYNNNAPSNPVTQSFNQPAANYGFVLDITKLDNSFNMVINGTPLATQEMEFQSNGTSGINVQFVDNSSYETATSFIYNMTGTETNPIIRVNISPTGTITMFGSKTSGGPLFPLKLINGNSFNTVTWNPTGTNTVVATQNVVGATNMSGRGYGLNQTLCICANPGAAGTPVGYTNFGITTKSNVTVQDWPKTIPNGHLALDSADKGLVITHMTTLQRDALVPLEGMLIYNTDFGCVQLYRGNNPAVDNTRRGWNCITKGCNE; from the coding sequence ATGTCATTAAGAAATTCTCTCTATTTTTTATGTTTGAGTATAGGTTCACATTTACCTGCTCAAACTGCTTCTAATTATCTCGTTAATCAGACTCAGTCAGCAACAACAAGCAACGTGATAAGAGCCGGATATAATACAGGCACTACAGGATATTTGAGCTCTACAAATTACAATCTTAATTTTGGAAGAACCGGAGCTAATACGGTTGGTAATGTTCCAAAGCTGCAGGCATTTCAATTCAACAGTATGAATTATGTTCCTTTGACTCAATCAGGATCCCTTCCCTATGACAGGATCGTTATTAATCGTAAAGTTAGTTCATCTACCCTCGCACAGAATAGTAACAAATTCACCGGTTTTTTTGAATACAGTCTGATCAATGGTAACAGCATCTATTTTAAAGCAGAATATATTGATAATTTAGAATCACTAATCAACAGTTACGTAATTAATCGAGGGGTTGATAATATATTCTCAAATGCGACAAGCGGGACGTCTAATAATGTCGAAAGAGTAGACCTTATATTAAATGCCGGAGTTGTAATCCCATCTAATGTAAGTCTCAGTAAGCTTGGTGCATTGTTACTCGACAGGGGCGGAAACGACAATTATAAGATAGCGGTTATCACTTCTTTGGATTCAGCAGGAAAGGTTTCCGGAATTGGTAATCTCGTAAGCCGAAGCCAAAGTAATTTTAGCAGTACCGGATATACGCTTACCAGTGTAGTCTTTCAGAATGGAAACGGTGCAAACCCTACCGCAGCTGATAATCTTATAAAGCCGGTTGAAAATATAAGTTTACAGGCAATTTCAGGTGATTTTATTACGTTTTCAGAGATGGGAGTAACTGGCGGGCAGGTTATTTACGGAATTGCGGTATATCCGGGAGATGTTATTCAGGGAACAAATGATCTTATCAATCTTACTGATGTACCTGCCAACACTGATGGTACTGTAAATGGTGGTCTTGACTTTATGGGAGGTGGAGGCTTCTTTGTCGCTTCGGATGTAGCTTCGGGAACAATCACCGGAAATGTTTACCGGGATATTGACGGGAATGCTGCAATCAATGGTAATGGTATGGGATCGGTAATGGCGTTACCTCTTTATGCATATCTTCTTGCACCGAATAATACAATTTTATCGAAAGTACCTGTGAATTCTAATGGGTCTTTTGTTTTCCCATCTACTATCCTTGAAACCAGCAATACTTATAATGTTCTGATTGACACTAGAAACGTCAGTGGAACTTACAGTTTTTCGTCACCTATCTTACCTACTGGTTGGCAAATAGTAGGTGAAGATTTTGGAGTTAATAATCTTTCCGGTAACGGTGTAGAGGGTGGCACTCCCAATCTAAGGATTCCAATTAAATTTAATACCGCAAATCCGGTAATCTCAAATATTAAATTCGGGTTAGCCGCTGCTGAAGATATTTGTACAAAACCCGTCAATGGCTCAAGTTTTAGCTGGAGTTATAACAATAATGCACCCTCAAATCCTGTAACACAAAGTTTCAATCAGCCAGCTGCGAATTATGGTTTCGTACTCGATATTACAAAACTTGATAATTCATTCAATATGGTGATCAACGGAACACCACTTGCCACGCAGGAAATGGAATTTCAATCTAATGGAACATCTGGTATCAATGTACAATTTGTAGATAACAGTAGTTATGAAACAGCTACTTCTTTTATCTACAATATGACAGGAACCGAAACTAATCCGATTATCAGGGTAAATATTAGTCCTACCGGAACAATTACCATGTTTGGAAGCAAAACTTCCGGTGGTCCGCTATTTCCTTTAAAACTCATCAATGGAAACTCCTTTAACACAGTAACCTGGAATCCCACCGGAACAAACACCGTGGTAGCAACTCAAAACGTGGTAGGCGCGACGAATATGTCAGGAAGAGGTTATGGGCTAAACCAGACTTTATGTATTTGTGCTAACCCAGGTGCTGCAGGCACTCCCGTAGGTTATACCAATTTCGGAATCACTACCAAATCAAATGTCACTGTACAAGATTGGCCGAAAACCATTCCCAACGGTCATTTGGCTTTAGATTCAGCAGATAAGGGATTGGTGATTACGCACATGACTACTTTACAGCGAGATGCTTTAGTTCCTCTTGAAGGAATGTTAATTTACAATACTGATTTTGGATGTGTACAGCTCTACAGAGGAAATAATCCTGCAGTCGACAATACAAGAAGAGGCTGGAACTGTATCACTAAAGGATGTAACGAATAA
- a CDS encoding metallophosphoesterase: MKKNISILLLLLSAVIFAQDKFQTPKLDNEKSWSIILIPDTQNYVKWNRNQPVLDLMVRWIEDNISPLNIKMVCQVGDLVEHNNILNQGYDGDQSADDQWKSVQSILGRLNGKVPYVAATGNHDFSINEEGRRFSRYNEFFPSNFNYLNQKYLAQNFFNDAGAPSMENSVLELKGLNGQDYLFLSLEFAPRNKALEWAKKVLDMPQYKNHKSILITHAFLNEKDKRTDKANSWFMYEPFLINNVPQKSKTIVLPESNNGEQIWKKLIEPSQNLQLVLSGHISGEGFRVDHNSYGKNVNQMLFDMQSEGGGHRDGNGGDGWLRIIEFYPDNKTVKVKTYSPLFGISPITQKYAYKTDSRNEFTFKLSE, from the coding sequence ATGAAGAAGAATATATCAATATTGCTTTTACTACTGTCTGCAGTGATTTTTGCACAGGACAAATTTCAGACTCCAAAATTAGATAATGAAAAATCATGGAGCATCATCCTGATACCGGACACCCAAAACTATGTGAAGTGGAACAGAAACCAGCCTGTTCTAGATTTGATGGTAAGATGGATTGAGGATAATATTTCTCCGTTAAATATTAAAATGGTTTGTCAGGTTGGTGACTTGGTGGAACATAATAACATACTTAATCAAGGATATGATGGCGACCAAAGTGCAGATGACCAATGGAAATCTGTGCAGTCAATCTTAGGAAGGCTGAATGGAAAAGTCCCTTACGTTGCTGCAACGGGAAATCATGATTTTAGTATTAATGAAGAAGGCAGAAGATTTTCTCGTTACAACGAGTTTTTTCCGTCTAATTTTAATTATTTAAATCAGAAATATTTAGCACAGAACTTTTTTAATGATGCCGGTGCTCCAAGCATGGAAAATTCTGTTTTAGAATTGAAAGGATTAAATGGCCAGGACTATTTATTTCTCAGCCTTGAATTTGCGCCAAGAAATAAAGCATTGGAATGGGCTAAAAAAGTATTGGATATGCCTCAATACAAAAACCATAAATCAATTTTAATCACCCACGCCTTTTTAAATGAAAAAGATAAGAGAACTGATAAAGCAAATTCGTGGTTTATGTATGAGCCTTTTCTAATAAACAATGTTCCGCAAAAATCAAAAACCATCGTACTTCCGGAATCTAATAACGGAGAACAAATATGGAAAAAGCTGATAGAGCCGTCTCAAAATCTCCAATTGGTATTAAGTGGCCATATTTCAGGAGAAGGTTTTCGTGTAGATCACAACAGTTATGGGAAAAACGTGAATCAGATGCTTTTTGATATGCAAAGTGAAGGTGGTGGTCATCGTGATGGTAACGGAGGTGATGGCTGGCTGAGAATTATTGAGTTCTATCCGGATAATAAAACGGTAAAAGTGAAAACATATTCTCCTCTTTTCGGTATTTCGCCAATTACCCAAAAATATGCTTATAAAACAGATTCAAGAAACGAGTTTACTTTCAAACTTTCAGAATAA